Within the Miscanthus floridulus cultivar M001 chromosome 2, ASM1932011v1, whole genome shotgun sequence genome, the region ctcctcccctccccctccccctcctttcCCAAATCACCCCACCCGCCGGACCCAAACCCTAGCTCCCCGAATCCTAGCCCCTGCAGCTACCTCCTccacgccgacgccgacgacgaggCGCTGATTCAAATCCCCGGCCAGAGCCCTAGCCTGGTGGGCGCCTCCGCCCCCTTCGCGCTGCTGCCGTCCATCGACCCGGCCCCGCACGTCTCGTCGCAGTTCTACACCTTCAGCGCCGCCTCCTACGGGCTCATGCTGCGCTGCATCCGCGCTGGCCGCTCCGCCTCTTCCGACGAGGTCCGCGGCGCCACGTCGCTCTCCGTGCTCGCCTCCTGGCGGGCGGTCTGGAAGGACCGGAACGAGGACACTGCCTACCTCACCGCGTGGAAGCGCATCCAGGACAAGCTCGCCGCGTCGCCCGACGGCCGGCACCTTCACTTCAAGTCCAACGCTGCGCAGCGCGTCTCCCACGTCGGCATGTGGAGGGACATAGTCTCGGAGGCGCACGCCGACCCCGACCTGCTCCGGCACCTCGCGTTCAAGGACACCGTCGACCGCATCAAGCAGTCGTGGACTGTGGGGGCCAAATTCTACGGTATACCAGAATCATTTATCCGTGTATGTGTTGCTGCATGCTCCGTTTGTAAAGCTGCGCCTGCTGGCCAACCTGATTCCGCTATCTCATCGCCTGGACGTGGGAAGCGGCGGCGCAGGTTTGAATATACTGAGACATTGGATGTGCCGGCTCGAGATGTGCCTCGTAGGTTGCAGCAATTGGCTGCCAAGCACAAGGTTGTCCTTTGTATAAGGCAAAAGTATATAAGGTATAAGCCCTTCATGGCTGAGGTGAAAGATTATGCGTGCCACCGTGCTGGAGTGCCGACCTCAAATAGTGGGAGTGCTACATCCTCAGCCAGTAATTCCGAGGGTAAGAAGGCGCGGGTTCTAAAGCGAGAGCCATACCAGTCAAAGAGGTGTGGTTGTGGGTTCCGTATTCGGGCAATTGTGCCAATAGCTAATTataatgaaaaagacaagacTTTTGTGTACTTGGAGGAGGGCACTGCAGTGTTCAAACTTTACGCTGTGCATTCAGGGCATGAGCCAGGGCCACTTGATGGCAATGCACGAATTGTTCACAGGTTGGTTGGTCATAAGGGAGCTCTTGAGTTTGATCCAGACATTTATGGTGTCAGTGAGGAAGGTGATCCTACCTTTTCAACAAAGGGGGATGAAGATGTTGATATTGATGACTCGCACCAGGCGGTCTTGCAGCAAGTACGGGAGCTGAGATCAGAAGTTCTCTTGCTAGAAGGGAAGGTGGCTAAGATGCACCCAGAATTGTTGGGGTCACTGTCCACCGAGTTGTCTGAGGTTTTGCACAGGATTAGGAAGTTTAATTTGGAGGGCAATGTCTACCAACAGGAGACATTGATGGTAGGCAATGAAGAAGTCAGGGGATGGGGGTCAGGGGATGTATCTCACCAATTAGACCAGCATGATCAAGCATTCTGCAAGGATGATGAGATGcttgatgatgatgatactgACTTTGGCTCAAGCCTTGGACCTATTGTCTCGTGGGATAGGATGGCAGCAGAGTGCGAGGATAGGAAGATGCTCATGGGTGATAGCCCAAAGTGTGACAAGTGGATGCTTAAGGATGATGTGGGTGACTTTGATGCGAAGAGTATTCTTAACTGTGGGGATGATGATGGTGTGGAGGATTCCAAGGTCATCAAGCCATTGATGCATGATGACACCATGGTAACTGACCCAAGTTTGGTAGGTATTCATGTAGAGGGATTTTACACTGGACCAAAATGGTATGATTCACCAGGTTTGGATTCCAGTGTTGATGGTGGGGATAGCAGTTTTAGGCATGGTCGAATCGTGTGAGTTGTGATAGCCTGATACCTGGAAGATCCTGTAAATTCTGTATACTAGATGTATTTAGCTCACACCAGTTTGATTAAGTGTCTTCAGTTGGAGCTTCAGTCAAAGTAACCTGTCTGCCCTGATATATACAGGCTGCATTATCAAAGCAACTTTTGTTTGAACTTGTATATAGTCCCTGTATTGGTTATCTGCTTGCTTAAATACATTAAAGCTATGGTTCTGTTGGGGCGTGCCTTAATATTTTGTGGAGTTACTCTGTGTGTGTGGACCTGCATGAGTTTAGCAACAGGTTAGTCACAATTATATGTTAGTTTCCTCATTCCTTCACAAGGCTGCATTAGGCTCGTTCTCACTTTGTTGCATTTTAAGAAGTGTCTTTGCTTAATTATACATTTGCGGGCCTGTTCTGGTTTGTATCTTGGGTACAATGATTTAGAAACTTCTGTTTTTATTTGTCTCTACCCTCTGAATTTAAAAATTATATATGAGGTAAATGATATGGTATTTTCTGTTATGCATCTGCAGACATTTGTAGCTTAATGATTCATCCATAAATAGATATTGCTTCCTTCTGTGCCTATTGTTGTTGACTGCTTGGTTTGTGCCATGACAATTAATGCTTCCCATGTTGGGATTACATGAAACATGATATCCTGGGAAATGCAAAGTTAGTGTTTTGAATACATTATTAAGATTTCATGTTCCTTTATCCAAGCTCCAGGATGTCTCCATGTCACATATAGTACTGCTCCCTCAGTTCCAAATTGTAGGTTGTTTTAATATTATCTAAACTTTTCTAACTTTGACcatgtttatagaaaaatatgttAACAACTGCAATACCAAATGAAAGCACTATCAAAATGTATTTCATGGTGGATTAAACAAAACTAACTTGAGGTTATAGAAGTTGGTGCATTTTTCAATAAATATGGTCAAAGTTATGGAAGTTTAACTTATTATACTACCAAACTAAAACAACTTACAGTTTGGAACAGAGGGATACTGTATTTACAAGGTTCATGCAAGTTCTTTGACAGTCAACGGTGTTGTTCATACTCATTTTTTTATGGAACGAATCCATGCTCATTAAAGCAAACAAGAGTGACATATGCTTCAGTAACATTTACACTTTTCTAGTGTCTGTATTTAGTTCATTGTGTTGCTCTCTGATCAATGTTTCAGGTGAGATTTTCTAGCAATTTCGATTTTGGATAAATGTTATTTCAATGTTTGCAGTTTAAAatattccctccattccaaattataagacgttttggattTTCTGGGTACATAACttctgctatgcacttagatatacactatgtctagatacatagttaaagccatgaatctagaaaagacaaaacgtcttgtaatttggaatggagtacaTTGGATATTTCACTCTCAAAATCTCAAGTGGGACTGAGACCCACATGTAAGTTGTGGGCCTATGGCATGTTTCTAAACTGTGTATTTATAATGGCATTTTTCCAATTGTCACATAATTTGCTGTTTTGAAATGTGATGGTATAATAAAAGATATGTAAATGTTTGATTCAGAATCTTGGGGAATTAACAATAGAGCAAATTTCACCAATTAACTTGCATGTTCTTAACCTACAAACTGGGAGACTTCAAGGAATGGCAATCTGCATAACTTTTGTATTTCCGCGGTTCAGGGTTATTTCATTCTGCATTTCTGTGTTTGTTAAAGTAGAAGTTTTTATCTTGGCAAGCATATACACAGTACATGGAAGAGGATGACTTCATTTCCTTAGTCTGATTGCATTGCACCATTTCCTTTGCTACTACATGTTTATTGTTGCTGGTGAATTTACCAGCAATATTAATGAACTATAAGTAACCAACCATTTGTTCATGACCTTCGACATATAGGTTCATCAGCATTCAGCAATGTTTGCGATGTGCAGCCTTTCAACAAGGTTATTGTCAAGCACTGACATCAGATGGTATACCACCAGTTCAAGGTTAGGAGAACCCAGATTTAGTCTTCTCTTTCCATATATGATATATCTTTATTCAGGGGTTATATTGTTAAGTTAGCACGTTTGTAACTAGTGTTCATGCTTTGCGTGTGCCAAATTTCAGCTAAAAAATCAAGCAAACCAAGGTTAACAGTGGAACTAGTGTTGTCTGGTTAAACAGCCAGCTAAAAAATCAAGCAAACCAAGGTTAACAATGGAACTAGTGTTGTCTGGTCAAACAGCTAAGTATGATATAGTCTCGTGatccctgcaattccttttttataaaaaaaattgtaGGATTCATGATTCAACTAGATCTATGATTTTCAGGAGGAAATTCATAACCATACTTTACGTTCATTCCTGAACTGATTGAAGCACTCTGTTGAGGAGAGTCAGGATTAAGATGCTAAATATATCTGGAGGTAGCTTTATGTGGCATGTAAgttctttgttttgtttttttgtaCTATGGTTATTGACAGCATTTGGAACTTGCAACGGATTTTGAGCAGCTTGCTACAGTGATGGATGTGTGGTACAACTTAAATTATAGGAATGGAATTGGTCCCATCTTAGCTGCCATTTGACATCTGGGTTCTAGAGGCATTCCTCATTTGCCAGTCATGGTGGAATAGCTGTTTAGTAGTGGATTTTGAGCAGCTTGCTACAGTGATGGAATATACTATTGTTTCTCTCCTGTAGTGCACCCATTCCTATGCACATCCAACGGTGGTTGGGATGGGAGCACATGCCCCTGAGGGCAAATTTAACTTTACCCTGTTTAGTATTTACAACCTAATATGATGAAAATGAACTATTCAAGGTGGGGGTTTCTACATGACTTAATATATATCTGAAATAAAGTAAGAAACGGACTggagtttgtttgtttgtttttcccTCTACTCTTCGGAGAATCTACTGCCTTTTCCAAGAGTGTACATGTCCCCTTGATTATGAGACTCTTGGTGGAAGCGAAGCCCCTTATGAATAGGCACTATTCAAGGCAGAGGTTGCTGCATGAGTTGACATGGTCTGAAATTAAGTGAGAAAGGGACTAAAGTTTTTTTTCCTGCATTTTTATGATCTTGTCCCTTTTTCAAGATTCTACAACAAGCCCAACTTATGAGACTTTTGATGGAAACTTCTTCCGAATTGGCATAAGGTTTGTTGGATAGCAGTTGATTAAAAAAACAGCACTGGCTCGCATTCTATTCTTAGCTACTTAAACAGTACTCTAATCTTTTTTTAGTTTTTGAGATTGCTGTCATCCATTGGTTACTCTGACCTGACCGGGTCTAGTTGCTCTTGTTGGGTCTGAGGAATGGGCTGTTCGTCTGATAAAATTTCTCAGGGTTGATCACAACAGTGAAATATTGGCTTATTTTATGGAATAGTAGGTACTGTTCTTAATGTTTAGTGAGGATACCTAACATGTTCTGTGGGACGATGAATATCCAAATAACTGTGCTGAAGCAGGGGTTTTTTTTTCCTGCTTGTCAGCAGTGGAGATATGGTGATTGATCTTTGCGGTCAGTGAAAGGGCCTTATAAAGCTGAAGTAATTTAAGGAATGGACAGATTTCTGTTCCTTTTGCTTCCAAGTTAACGTTCAATCATTGCAGTAGATCACCCAATTTTCCTGTTAGGGCTGGGAAGTAATCTAAATAATCAGCAAATTCACATTTGGATGAGGGTTGGAACACTTGAACTTGTCATAAGTCGGCAACATGTCTTCAGTTTATTTACTCTGGGAAGTTGTGGTTGTGACTATTCATTTAACTTTTTTTGGGTAACATTTAGTGCATAGGCTCATAAAGCACATGCAGCCTATTCGttcggtcgtatttggcttataagccatggtttatcagccaacgaacagtatttttctttcacaccaaaccagccaacagtacttttagccatggcttataagccaaaccagcccaaacgaatagGCCGATGGTAGTCTGCATATGGCTGACACTGACGCCGACCATGCAAGTGGTGCTCGAAGATCTTTTGTTGGATGCAAGATGCATCTTCTAGTTCTGAAATCCATGTGATGACCTATGTAAAATATGTGGATGCAGCAAGTGTGCTATATGATACTTCTGATAAGCGCGAAACGAAAGTTTATTAAAGGGCATGTTAGCTACTTCCtcgataaaaaaaaagaaagcaaTTCTCGTGTTTCGAGGAGTCAATAggtttcaagtttgaccaaatcttTTAAAACATAACACATGTGTGATACCAAATATGTATCATTAAACTAATCATGCAATATATTTTTTACCGGGTATCTATTTGgagtcataaatattaataatattttctataaatttggtcaaacataagTTTGGCTCAATATAAACATATAAGTGCATCCTTTTGTGACGGAGGTAGAGTTTGGAGTATGAGCCAGTTCTATATATATGTTACCGGAGGCCTGATATGTTCCCGCTGAAGTCTATGATTTGCCATACCATTGTAGATCTCTGATGTTTGATTCAATGTTGCCCCACTATGAGCTCAAATCTGCATGTGTAAACTAATTACTAACATATTGTTCATCTTCTTGTATGGTCTGGAATGAGCTAGATGTCATAAAAATCATGGCCAGAAACTGTGAAAGTGGTGATGGCACAAAAATCATCAGAACAGTGGTAAAACCATCAGGCTATCACTGGTGGGTGAGTGATGTTTTTTATATTCATTGATATAGCATAGGATAAGTATTCTTTTCTTTTTGCGAAATAGTTGAATAGCCATGGTGAAGCAATTTCTTCTGCTTGTCAGCAGTGGAAATATGGTGATCCGGTCATTCATGTTTGCTCTTCATCGAAGGGCCTTGCAAAGCTGAACAGGTGAGAGGGATCGGCAGGCTACTGTTCCTTTTGCTTCAAGTTAATTATTGATGGCAAttaccctgttcgcttggcttataagccgtactttttcagccaacgaacaatatttttctctcacaacaaatcaaccaacagtactttcagccatagcgaACATGGCAAATGTTAGATAGCTGCATTACCTGGCCCAGCGTTCCTGTTTTGACTGGACACTGACTTGAATACTAGTTCAGTTGCCTCTGAATCGGTTAACAAGTCACATTTCGGTGAGGGCTGAGCAGCTTATCATTTGTCGGCAGCTTGTGCCAGTTGTGACCATCCATTCATTGAACTGATTTCAGCTTTCAAATTAACAAATGAGTGCGTGGGCTTCAGTAAGCATCTCGTAACAGTAACATGCAtaccagggccttgtttagattgaagaaaatttcaacctgatgaatagtagcactttcgtcttatttggtaaatattgtccaatcgtggaccaattaagctcaaaagattcatctcgtgatttccaactaaactgtgcaattagttattttttttacctacatttaatgctccatgcaagcgtccaaaaattgatgtgatagagagagaatgaaaaaacttggaactttgaagggaactaaacaaggcccagttGAACAGCAACTATGCAAATGGTGTCAGAATGAACATTTAAAGAATACATCCTCTAGCACGCAAATCTATGCATCAAttcaagcccttgtttagttacctcaaaatccaaactttggcactatgtaaaaagaagatttcctgtcacatcaaacttgcggcacatgcatggagtactgaatgttgacgaaatcaaaaactaattgcacagtttgattgtactttgcgagacgaacgttttgagcctaattagtcaacgattgaacaattattaccaaatacaaacgaaatgctacagtgcgctacagtgaATCAGACGGCGCCAACTTCGACGAACTAGACGCGGCCCAACATAAAAGGGCACTAATGTGCTATAGATATTCCTGGTGGTCACGGCGGTAACATGGCCATGTTACCTGTATTGCCTATTGCTATGTAGTACGGGCGGGTTTGACATACATGATAATATATGGCCGGTGATCTCCCCAAGGTTTTAGCACTGCAGCGAGAGTCGCATACAAGTGAAAGCGCGACTCGTACTGGTACCATGATCGCCGAATCATGGGTCACTGTCCTGTACTCTTATCTCAGGTTATACAAGAGCTGTTTGGTTACGTTCCTTGACACAGATTGCCTGGCCTGTAGAAGTGTAGAGTTTCTGGATGCGGCTGGAGCCCTGGTCGTTTCTTGCCTGGTCCAGGCAGTCCAGATATACAAAAAACGGTTGAGGCTCGCAGGCAACGTTGTCTGGTGAGATTCCTTTACAACTGATATGGATCAAAATTTGTCAGATATCTACTTCAAACCAATGCAAACAACATAGATCTGCTGTAGCCTGCACAAGCATAACTCTATGAGTTAACAAGCAAACATCCAGACAGTCTTTTTTCCCAGCTAGCTAACTCTACGGTTCTATCAAAACATCCGCTGTGTGTTATTTAATTTCCTTTGCAGCTAACTGTGACGAGCTTCCGCTTCTTGTAGCGTCCTGCTACCATTGTTTCGCTCGGTTGACTGGTTGTGCCTGGAGGTTATTGTTGGAAGCATTGCGACGAACAATGCCCTTTAGTGCTGAAGTTGCCTCAGGCGCTGGCCATCTGATGGAGTCTCTCTATTCATCTTTCCATTTTGAAAGGACCGAATGGCGCATGGCGGACAGAAAAGAGGTGAATGAGATCTTAAATTTTTTTCTCTTCTCAAGAATGAGAGACGATCACTTCCGAAGAAGAGTAAGGATCACTTCCAGGAAGTATCTTCTCAAAATAAGGAAATTCATGATTCAGCCCGTTGTTCTAtggagaaaaatatgaaaccacaATCAAAGGAAttctgaaaatcatgaaatttgaccaaGAGATTCATAACATCATAGACAACAACAATACCAAAAAATATTTTCAAGCTTGGTTGACcttctttccaaaaaaaaaactccaaAATCGATCCAAATGTTGTTCTAGGCCTTAGCCTTCAAACACCAGCCTACTGCTCTAGATACCGGAAGCATGACGACTCCGAATGGAAGGAACACAACGGAAGGACGAAAGGAAATATATGTACTGAGCCCTATTTATACACGTTCGTATCTTTTACAAGGACCAAAATGCCCCCCTAACTACTCAGATCCCCGAGAATATGCCTCGTCCTTGAAGGCGTCTTCGGTCCACCCCGTCTGCGACCTTCACCGGCAAACGCCTTCCTCTGGCGGGTCCTCTCCGTACGGGCCCCCACGGCCGGTGCCCGCTGGGCCTTCCTAGCAGGACGACGGGACGAAAACGACGAAAGACCTGCAAGACGATATGTCATTCTATAACGGTTAGCCACTGGCGGACTAAAAAGTCCTTCCTGATGCCGTACTTTGCTAATGATCGCTCGCTGACGAAAGCTGCAGATGCCTTTCGCCGTAGGTATCGTCGATGCGTCATTCGGCTCAAACGGGTGAAACCGCTGGTCTAGGGCTTTTGAGCCCTCTCCCTTGAGTCAAGGGTGAAAACTACCAATGGCAGTCGCCAATCGTTTCTTCAATGGCCGATTCGACCCACATGGGCGAAACGTTGGTCGAAAGCTTTTGCGCCCTCCTGCACGAGCCAAGTGAAAACTGCCGCTAGCTTTCGCCACTTGTTTCGTTGGCAGGCCTTTCGTCCCTAGCaggcgacccccccccccccccccccccccccctcctaagGCCTCCCCCAACACCAAATAAGTTAAAAATGACTATTACAAAACTTGTCCCACACCTTTACTAACTCGTTGTGAAGATAATCCCAAAGAATCTTTCAAAAAATATTAAAGCTTCACCACAAATTCCTATCAAACTGGAGTTTTCTTGTAAAACTCAAAAGAGATAATTCAATGTGCTCGTAGAAAATCAGTTGAAGGGCAAAGCTTAAATATGTTCCCTTAAGATCATAGCACCAAGGTTGAGCACAAGAATCAATCGAAGATGCTCTACTCAAAGATTTTTCACCAACATAAGATCTTGGAGAAGAGGAGTTTGGTGCTGGGGTTTATCCCATCGTGTACCCATGTCCAAAGGCCCCAAAAATCACCTCAAGATCACCCAAGAAATCAGATCAATTGCAATTCTAAGAATCACCAAGCAAAGATAAAAAAAAAGCACAAAAAAACAAACCAACAGATTCAAAGAGAGGGACACAAGAAATTAATTTAACAAGATTTTCTTCACTTCAAATCAACAATAAATTAATCTATACATCATATTATCCTACCTTCCAACATCCTCCCACTTTGGTGAGAAACGAACCTAATAGAAAATCAAACCTCGCTAAATTCATTTTTATATCAAATTAGCTCACCTAAGAGGAAATCAAATAACTCGAGCTTAACTCCTCTAATTTTTAGAGCACTTAGCTAACCCTAGGAAATGAACAAGTGGTGgaaagacccccccccccccccccccccccccctcttattTATAGAGGGTATTACACATTTCAAGAATACCAAATTTAGGATCAAGTTGGTTGGATGCCATAACTGGCTACAACTAAAGTGCAGCTTGCTCAACCTGTGATAGGTTGCAGCACTAAAATCATGCGTCAAACTTTTGGCAAGGAGTACATGCGCAAGACACACAAGAGAAACTAGAGTTTTTGCGTCACAACTAATTCTGTCAGCAACCAAGCACATCGTTCGACATGAACCATTTAGCCACCAAAGACAAAATGGTTCTAGTTGGTTTTCCATGCATCAGACGGCTATGGGACCTTTATGAAGTCGTTTCACCTCGATGCTAGTTCTCCGGTGATGCTACATCCCTGAGATCCTCTcttgggttttgaggcccaaacccggaaACCATCCCACTCGTGATTTTGAGGTTGAAATTGCCAAACTCTCTAGTGTACCATAGTAGGTACA harbors:
- the LOC136540274 gene encoding uncharacterized protein — its product is MPKTTSSPSPTISAMNPLLPSPSPSFPKSPHPPDPNPSSPNPSPCSYLLHADADDEALIQIPGQSPSLVGASAPFALLPSIDPAPHVSSQFYTFSAASYGLMLRCIRAGRSASSDEVRGATSLSVLASWRAVWKDRNEDTAYLTAWKRIQDKLAASPDGRHLHFKSNAAQRVSHVGMWRDIVSEAHADPDLLRHLAFKDTVDRIKQSWTVGAKFYGIPESFIRVCVAACSVCKAAPAGQPDSAISSPGRGKRRRRFEYTETLDVPARDVPRRLQQLAAKHKVVLCIRQKYIRYKPFMAEVKDYACHRAGVPTSNSGSATSSASNSEGKKARVLKREPYQSKRCGCGFRIRAIVPIANYNEKDKTFVYLEEGTAVFKLYAVHSGHEPGPLDGNARIVHRLVGHKGALEFDPDIYGVSEEGDPTFSTKGDEDVDIDDSHQAVLQQVRELRSEVLLLEGKVAKMHPELLGSLSTELSEVLHRIRKFNLEGNVYQQETLMVGNEEVRGWGSGDVSHQLDQHDQAFCKDDEMLDDDDTDFGSSLGPIVSWDRMAAECEDRKMLMGDSPKCDKWMLKDDVGDFDAKSILNCGDDDGVEDSKVIKPLMHDDTMVTDPSLVGIHVEGFYTGPKWYDSPGLDSSVDGGDSSFRHGRIV